The Wigglesworthia glossinidia endosymbiont of Glossina morsitans morsitans (Yale colony) genome has a window encoding:
- the rdgB gene encoding RdgB/HAM1 family non-canonical purine NTP pyrophosphatase produces the protein MKKIILATTNQNKINEFKELLYKEKIEVISQKNLNIEKVVESAPTFIENALIKARHASKSGFPALADDSGLIIKMLNGKPGVYSSRFCGALSTDKSNIEKVLKEMSNFKMSERNAQLYCALAYVRFPEDPIPIVVEGSLNGVIAKFISKSKNGFGYDPIFFLINHNKMLSELTLKEKTRISHRSKAIKKMINKIIYS, from the coding sequence ATGAAAAAAATCATTTTAGCAACAACTAATCAAAATAAAATCAATGAATTTAAAGAATTGTTATATAAAGAAAAAATTGAAGTAATTTCTCAAAAAAATTTAAATATAGAAAAAGTTGTTGAATCTGCACCAACATTTATAGAAAATGCATTGATAAAAGCACGTCATGCATCTAAATCGGGGTTTCCAGCGTTAGCTGACGATTCCGGATTAATTATAAAAATGTTAAATGGAAAACCCGGCGTTTATTCTTCACGATTTTGCGGCGCATTATCTACAGATAAAAGTAATATTGAAAAAGTTTTAAAAGAAATGTCTAATTTTAAAATGTCTGAACGTAATGCACAGTTATATTGTGCTTTAGCATATGTACGTTTTCCTGAAGATCCAATTCCAATAGTTGTAGAAGGATCTTTAAATGGAGTTATTGCAAAATTTATATCAAAAAGTAAAAATGGTTTTGGATACGATCCAATTTTTTTTCTTATCAATCATAATAAAATGCTTTCAGAGCTTACTTTAAAAGAAAAAACACGAATATCACATAGAAGTAAAGCAATTAAAAAAATGATTAATAAAATAATTTATTCATAA
- a CDS encoding YggS family pyridoxal phosphate-dependent enzyme yields MSFNMHVIQENFKKIKELIKKSAKLYNKNPKNINLLVVSKSRSTEEIQLIQACKQNHFGESYAQEAINKILWFKKNQPKNKLVWHMIGLVQSNKSILVSKYFDWCHTIGHINVAKNLNKHREKVQKSLQVLIQINLNQEMSKYGANLKDVQTIAEFIHKKCIYLKLRGIMAIPIKTNNFVKQRANFYNLYQVFFNLQNIYPNIDILSTGMTNDMIAAIAEGSTLLRIGNGIFQNKK; encoded by the coding sequence ATGAGTTTTAATATGCATGTTATTCAAGAAAATTTTAAAAAAATAAAAGAACTAATAAAAAAATCAGCTAAACTTTATAACAAAAATCCAAAAAACATAAACTTATTAGTAGTAAGCAAATCACGTTCTACAGAAGAAATTCAATTAATTCAAGCGTGTAAACAAAATCATTTTGGAGAAAGTTATGCACAAGAAGCAATAAATAAAATACTTTGGTTTAAAAAAAATCAACCAAAAAATAAATTAGTTTGGCACATGATCGGATTAGTTCAATCTAATAAAAGCATATTAGTATCAAAATATTTTGATTGGTGCCATACTATTGGCCACATAAATGTTGCTAAAAATCTTAATAAACATCGAGAAAAAGTACAAAAATCTTTACAAGTATTAATTCAAATTAATCTTAATCAAGAAATGAGCAAATACGGCGCAAATTTAAAAGACGTGCAAACAATTGCAGAATTTATTCATAAAAAATGCATATATTTAAAACTTAGAGGAATTATGGCGATTCCTATAAAAACAAATAATTTTGTAAAACAACGTGCAAATTTTTATAATTTATACCAAGTTTTCTTTAATTTACAAAATATCTACCCAAATATAGATATTTTATCTACAGGAATGACAAATGATATGATTGCAGCAATTGCAGAAGGAAGTACATTATTGCGCATAGGAAACGGGATCTTTCAGAATAAAAAATAA
- the thrS gene encoding threonine--tRNA ligase — MPVITYLNNKKLFYEGSLSILKIVEKLDSDLSEKCISAKINGKLMDVSDMIDYDAYLEIITPQDKDGINIIRHSCAHLLGHAIKQLWPEAKMAIGPTIKNGFYYDIDLNHQLSLNDLQTIENRMHILTKKNYSIKKKYVSWQEAYNIFLDRKEIYKIKILKENISKNSYLSLYYHEEYIDMCLGPHVPKIGFCSFFKLQKISGAYWRGKNENKMLQRIYGTAWNSKDTLIKFLVNLEECKKRDHRIIGKKLDLFHIQNNMPGMVFWHENGLIIFHILKKFIRMQLRKYNYQEVKTPLLMNYNLWESSGHLANYGSSMFYTQSENQKYCIKPMNCPAHLLIFKKTLKSYRDLPIRISEFGICHRNEPSGALHGLMRIRNFTQDDAHIFCTYDQIHTEISNCINMVYDVYSCFRFKKILVRLSTRPEKRIGNDEIWDFAEQQLESVLKSKNISFVHEPYEGAFYGPKIEFTLLDSLFRKWQCGTIQLDFFSPKKLKAYYVDRENKRINPVMIHRAILGSIERFIGIITEEYSGKYPLWIAPVQVVVVNITNSEVEYAKNVYNFFFKRKIRVKLDLRNEKIGFKIREYTLRCIPYILICGKQELDSKTVSVRTQKGKKFEKINIEEFYYKLSQEILLKKC, encoded by the coding sequence ATGCCAGTTATAACTTATTTGAATAATAAAAAGTTATTTTATGAAGGTTCTTTATCAATTTTAAAAATTGTTGAAAAATTGGATTCTGATTTATCAGAAAAATGCATTTCTGCAAAAATTAATGGAAAATTAATGGATGTATCAGATATGATAGATTATGATGCATATCTAGAAATTATTACTCCACAAGATAAAGACGGAATTAACATTATTCGACATTCTTGTGCACATCTTTTAGGACATGCAATTAAACAATTGTGGCCTGAAGCTAAAATGGCAATTGGACCCACTATTAAAAATGGTTTTTATTATGATATTGACTTAAACCATCAATTATCTTTGAATGATTTGCAAACAATAGAAAATAGGATGCATATACTAACTAAAAAAAATTATTCAATTAAAAAAAAATATGTTTCTTGGCAAGAAGCATATAATATTTTTTTAGATCGCAAAGAAATATATAAAATAAAAATTTTAAAAGAGAATATTTCAAAAAATTCATATTTATCACTTTATTATCACGAAGAATATATTGATATGTGTCTTGGACCACATGTTCCTAAAATAGGTTTTTGTAGTTTTTTTAAATTGCAAAAAATTTCTGGAGCTTATTGGAGAGGAAAAAATGAAAATAAAATGTTGCAAAGAATATATGGAACTGCATGGAATTCCAAAGATACATTAATTAAATTCCTTGTAAATTTAGAAGAATGCAAAAAAAGAGATCATAGAATTATTGGAAAAAAATTAGATTTATTTCACATTCAAAATAATATGCCAGGAATGGTATTCTGGCATGAAAATGGATTAATAATTTTTCATATTTTAAAAAAATTTATACGAATGCAGCTACGTAAATATAATTATCAGGAAGTCAAGACGCCACTGCTTATGAATTACAATTTATGGGAATCTAGTGGACACTTGGCAAATTACGGAAGTAGCATGTTTTATACTCAGTCAGAAAATCAAAAATACTGTATTAAGCCAATGAATTGTCCAGCACATTTATTAATTTTTAAAAAAACTTTGAAATCTTATCGAGATCTTCCTATACGTATATCAGAATTTGGTATTTGTCATAGAAATGAACCATCTGGAGCATTACATGGACTAATGCGTATCCGAAATTTTACGCAAGATGATGCACATATATTTTGCACATATGATCAAATTCATACAGAAATAAGTAATTGTATTAATATGGTATACGATGTATATAGTTGTTTTAGATTTAAAAAAATACTCGTTCGATTGTCTACGCGTCCTGAAAAACGTATTGGCAATGATGAAATTTGGGATTTTGCAGAACAACAGTTAGAATCTGTATTAAAAAGTAAAAATATTTCTTTTGTCCATGAACCATATGAAGGCGCTTTTTACGGTCCAAAAATTGAATTTACCTTACTAGATTCATTATTTCGTAAATGGCAGTGTGGGACAATTCAATTAGATTTTTTTTCTCCAAAAAAATTAAAAGCATATTATGTAGATCGTGAGAATAAACGTATAAATCCTGTAATGATTCATCGCGCCATTTTAGGATCTATAGAACGTTTTATTGGAATTATTACAGAAGAATATTCCGGAAAATACCCATTATGGATAGCTCCAGTGCAGGTCGTTGTTGTTAATATCACAAATTCAGAAGTTGAATATGCAAAAAATGTATATAATTTCTTTTTTAAAAGAAAAATTCGAGTAAAATTAGATTTGAGAAATGAAAAAATAGGATTTAAAATTAGAGAATATACTTTACGTTGTATCCCATATATATTAATCTGTGGAAAACAAGAATTAGATTCTAAAACAGTATCAGTACGTACACAAAAAGGAAAAAAATTCGAAAAAATTAATATAGAAGAATTTTACTATAAATTATCTCAAGAAATTTTATTAAAAAAATGTTAA
- the infC gene encoding translation initiation factor IF-3: MKTGKKYSAIRLNRINEEIHAKLVRIIGNNSAKLGVLTLYEALNVAKESGMDLVEISPNANPPVCRIMNYGKFLYEKNKSHKEQKKKQKTINIKEIKFRPNTDIGDYQVKLRKLTSFLNNGDKVKITLRFRGREIIHQEIGINMLNRICQDLKELAIIESFPKKIEGRQMVLILIPKKIKRS, encoded by the coding sequence ATTAAAACTGGTAAAAAATATTCAGCTATACGATTAAATCGTATTAACGAAGAAATTCATGCAAAGTTAGTAAGGATTATTGGAAATAATAGTGCTAAATTAGGAGTTTTAACACTCTATGAAGCTTTAAACGTAGCTAAAGAATCCGGGATGGATTTAGTCGAAATTAGTCCAAATGCAAATCCTCCAGTATGTCGAATTATGAACTACGGAAAATTTTTATACGAAAAAAATAAATCTCATAAAGAGCAAAAGAAAAAACAAAAAACTATTAATATCAAAGAAATAAAGTTTAGACCCAATACTGATATAGGAGACTATCAAGTTAAACTACGTAAGTTAACATCTTTTTTAAACAATGGAGATAAAGTTAAAATTACTTTACGATTTCGCGGAAGAGAAATTATACATCAAGAAATCGGAATTAATATGCTTAATCGAATTTGTCAAGATTTAAAAGAATTAGCAATCATTGAATCATTTCCAAAAAAAATCGAAGGTAGACAGATGGTATTAATATTAATTCCAAAAAAAATTAAACGTTCTTAA
- the pheS gene encoding phenylalanine--tRNA ligase subunit alpha, whose translation MSYHVNILNITFLINTAQNKIKKCNNIKKLELIKTYWIGKSGFFSKKNIILNKLIPYSNIIKNNIIKYASLKIKNIYLEKKEKLENKKIRSKISKDKIDVSLPGKKSELGTLHPISKIILYAENFFQSLGFSIILGNEIESSFYNFDALNVPKNHPSRTKKDTFWIDKNCLLRTQTSSVQIRVMQSQNPPLKIISSGRVYRNDHDKTHTPMFHQMEGLIIDYDVNLSNLKSILYNFCYYLLGENIKIRFRPTYFPFTQPSAEIDIMNQYGKWIEILGCGLVHPNVLNNININSNKYSGLAFGIGIERLAMLYYRLSDVRLLFMNNLSFLKQFK comes from the coding sequence ATGTCTTATCATGTAAATATTTTGAATATAACATTTTTAATTAATACAGCTCAAAATAAAATAAAAAAATGTAATAATATTAAAAAATTAGAACTAATTAAAACATATTGGATTGGGAAATCTGGATTTTTTTCAAAAAAAAATATTATACTGAATAAATTAATACCATATTCAAATATTATTAAAAATAATATAATTAAATATGCTAGTCTAAAAATTAAAAATATTTATTTAGAGAAAAAAGAAAAATTAGAAAATAAAAAAATTAGATCAAAAATATCAAAAGATAAAATAGATGTTTCTTTACCGGGGAAAAAATCAGAATTAGGAACTTTACATCCAATTTCAAAAATAATTTTATATGCAGAAAATTTTTTTCAATCCTTAGGGTTTTCTATCATTTTGGGAAATGAAATAGAAAGTAGTTTTTATAATTTTGATGCTTTAAATGTTCCAAAAAATCATCCTTCTCGCACTAAAAAAGATACTTTTTGGATCGACAAAAACTGTTTATTACGCACCCAAACTTCTAGCGTGCAAATTCGTGTGATGCAATCTCAAAATCCACCATTAAAAATTATATCTTCTGGACGTGTTTATAGAAATGATCATGATAAAACACATACTCCAATGTTTCATCAAATGGAAGGATTAATTATTGACTACGACGTAAATTTATCAAATTTAAAATCAATATTATACAATTTTTGTTATTATTTACTTGGTGAAAATATTAAAATACGCTTTCGTCCTACATATTTTCCTTTTACACAACCTTCTGCTGAAATAGACATTATGAACCAATATGGTAAATGGATAGAAATATTAGGATGCGGTTTAGTGCATCCTAATGTATTAAATAACATCAATATAAATTCTAATAAGTATTCCGGTTTAGCATTTGGCATTGGGATTGAAAGATTAGCAATGCTATATTATAGATTATCTGATGTGCGATTATTATTTATGAATAATTTAAGTTTTTTAAAACAATTCAAATAA
- the hemL gene encoding glutamate-1-semialdehyde 2,1-aminomutase, with amino-acid sequence MNINLNNLYMQAKKIMPGGVNSPIRAFSSVQTTPSIIKKAYGPYLFDINKNCYIDYICTWGAIILGHNNIQIKSQIKKFINNGLHFGLLTEIEIKIAQLISKCMPSIEMIRMVNSGTEATMSAIRLARAYTQKNKIIKFDGCYHGHSDFLLTCSSKKNIKNEFSSQSISDGIPESALSETLSCPYNDYESVEKIFKLFSNQIACVIVEPIAGNMGCIPSQIKFLKQLRILCNRFNALLIMDEVITGFRISLGGAQSYYKIDADLTCLGKIIGGGLPIGAFGGKKEIMQNLTPTGSVYQAGTFSGNPISMIAGYTCLKILQFPEIYNELNKKTTYLINGLNEVAKNNNVSILINQCGSMFSIFFTKNKKIQSYQDVVLCSKKKFNFFFREMQHFGIMFSPSFSESNFVSLKHKKKDLDKTISAAKKVFKNNVFK; translated from the coding sequence ATGAATATAAACTTAAATAATCTATACATGCAAGCAAAAAAAATTATGCCAGGAGGTGTAAATTCGCCAATACGTGCATTTAGTTCAGTTCAAACAACTCCTTCAATTATAAAAAAAGCATATGGCCCATACTTATTTGATATTAATAAAAATTGTTATATAGATTATATCTGTACTTGGGGTGCAATAATTTTAGGGCATAATAATATACAAATTAAATCTCAAATAAAAAAATTTATAAATAATGGATTACATTTTGGTTTATTAACTGAAATAGAAATAAAAATAGCGCAATTAATATCTAAATGTATGCCTTCAATTGAAATGATACGCATGGTAAATTCAGGTACAGAAGCTACAATGAGTGCAATAAGATTAGCAAGAGCATATACTCAAAAAAATAAAATAATCAAATTTGATGGATGTTATCATGGACATTCGGATTTTCTATTAACATGTAGTTCTAAAAAAAATATAAAAAATGAATTTTCTAGTCAATCTATTTCAGATGGAATTCCAGAAAGCGCTTTATCAGAAACTTTATCATGTCCTTATAATGATTATGAAAGTGTAGAAAAAATATTTAAATTATTCTCTAATCAAATTGCTTGTGTTATTGTTGAACCTATCGCAGGAAATATGGGTTGCATACCATCACAAATTAAATTTTTAAAGCAATTACGAATTTTGTGTAATCGTTTTAATGCTTTATTAATTATGGATGAAGTAATTACTGGATTTCGTATATCTTTAGGAGGTGCGCAATCTTATTATAAAATTGATGCAGATCTCACTTGTCTTGGTAAAATTATCGGAGGAGGACTGCCTATCGGAGCATTTGGAGGAAAAAAAGAAATAATGCAAAATTTAACTCCAACAGGATCAGTATATCAGGCCGGTACTTTTTCTGGAAATCCGATATCAATGATTGCAGGGTATACTTGTTTAAAAATTTTGCAATTTCCTGAGATATATAACGAATTAAATAAAAAAACAACTTATCTAATAAATGGACTCAATGAAGTGGCAAAAAATAATAATGTTTCTATATTAATTAACCAATGTGGAAGCATGTTTAGTATTTTTTTTACAAAAAACAAAAAAATTCAATCGTATCAAGATGTTGTTTTGTGTAGCAAAAAAAAATTTAATTTCTTTTTTCGAGAAATGCAACATTTTGGAATAATGTTTTCTCCTTCTTTTTCTGAATCAAATTTTGTTTCTTTAAAACATAAGAAAAAAGATCTAGATAAAACAATTTCAGCAGCAAAAAAAGTATTTAAAAATAATGTTTTTAAATAA
- the proC gene encoding pyrroline-5-carboxylate reductase, giving the protein MKKLTFIGSGKIAESMILGLISSKYLKENICICSPDEQSRTAISNQCSLKNFKNNTHGMHIGDIIILAVKPNVIPIVCSEIKDIENLSKKIIISVAAGVTVKKIHEYISNKNATIVRAMPNTPVLINQGVTGLYAQKINKNQKEMITELFSKISKTFWLSHENELNYIIAAASSAPAYFFLMMECMQKSAQKMGLNVEYIKELIVQTAKGSAMLAEYFHDKSFQVLKHHVVSKGGTTEAALNVFEQYNFQKIIEKSMRSAADKAKEIENAAN; this is encoded by the coding sequence ATGAAAAAATTAACATTTATCGGATCAGGAAAAATAGCAGAATCTATGATTTTAGGATTAATCTCATCAAAATATTTAAAAGAAAATATTTGTATTTGCTCTCCTGACGAGCAAAGTCGTACTGCAATTTCAAATCAATGTTCATTGAAAAATTTTAAAAATAATACGCACGGAATGCACATAGGAGATATAATCATTTTAGCCGTTAAACCTAATGTAATTCCTATAGTATGTTCAGAAATAAAAGATATAGAAAATTTATCAAAAAAAATTATTATTTCTGTAGCCGCAGGTGTTACTGTTAAAAAAATTCATGAGTATATTTCAAATAAAAACGCCACTATAGTACGCGCTATGCCAAATACTCCTGTATTAATTAATCAAGGTGTTACTGGATTATATGCTCAAAAAATAAATAAAAATCAAAAAGAAATGATAACAGAACTTTTTAGTAAAATTAGTAAAACGTTTTGGTTATCACATGAAAACGAATTAAATTATATTATTGCAGCCGCTTCTAGTGCACCTGCATATTTTTTTCTTATGATGGAATGCATGCAAAAATCTGCACAAAAAATGGGTTTAAATGTAGAATATATCAAAGAACTTATTGTGCAAACAGCAAAAGGGTCTGCTATGTTAGCAGAATATTTTCATGATAAATCGTTTCAAGTTTTGAAACATCATGTGGTTTCTAAAGGCGGTACGACAGAAGCTGCACTAAATGTATTTGAACAATATAATTTTCAAAAAATTATTGAAAAATCTATGCGATCTGCAGCTGATAAAGCAAAAGAAATCGAAAATGCTGCGAATTAA
- the erpA gene encoding iron-sulfur cluster insertion protein ErpA yields the protein MNTKNLLNLKLTDLAIKKIQELLQCQLNKKFRIYISGGGCNGFQYNFMIDDKISEEDSIISFSKIDVVVDFISLQYLIGGTIDYKEELLESCFFVINPNAKTTCSCGISFSI from the coding sequence ATGAATACTAAAAACTTATTAAATTTAAAACTAACAGATCTTGCTATAAAAAAAATTCAGGAACTTTTGCAGTGCCAATTAAATAAAAAATTTAGAATATATATTTCTGGAGGAGGGTGTAATGGATTTCAATATAATTTTATGATTGATGATAAAATAAGCGAAGAAGACTCTATAATTTCATTTTCTAAAATTGACGTAGTAGTTGATTTTATAAGCCTGCAATATTTGATTGGTGGTACTATAGATTATAAAGAAGAACTGTTAGAATCATGTTTTTTTGTTATCAATCCAAATGCTAAAACTACTTGCAGTTGTGGAATATCGTTTAGCATTTAA
- the mltC gene encoding membrane-bound lytic murein transglycosylase MltC encodes MKNIPFLLIIIFLQTSCSNSQNKIDQNPNKYSNSLNIIIQNTSQNSESLWENNKIFIIDPKNFSKITYNNITIIHIDFLFKNIIIETTMRQDPKAYLHKAIVIALLMNNDFSDFDFNSQYSNFSRKEPLLYGQVLDHHGVPVRHQWRANKFADYLLKTKLKTYYMNINQVWSIKIPLKFDRSNKRAHKYLNFIYKASKKYNIDKSLILAIIEAESNFNPYAISSSKAVGLMQIVQNTAGRDVFKMQGKLGSPSKKILLNPEKNIDIGTAYLSLLRDTYLSAIINPISKKYATIASYHGGVTAMLEVFSRNQIKAFQIINHLHPDDVYQLICKRHSSLESRRYLFKVYHLEKAY; translated from the coding sequence ATGAAAAATATACCTTTTTTGCTAATTATAATTTTTTTACAAACTTCTTGCTCTAACAGCCAAAATAAAATTGATCAAAATCCAAACAAATACAGCAATAGCCTCAATATTATTATTCAGAATACATCTCAAAATTCAGAAAGTTTATGGGAAAATAATAAAATTTTTATTATTGATCCAAAAAATTTTTCTAAAATTACATATAATAACATTACTATAATTCATATAGACTTTCTTTTTAAAAATATTATTATTGAAACTACTATGCGTCAAGATCCAAAGGCTTATTTACATAAAGCAATTGTGATTGCATTATTAATGAATAATGATTTTTCAGATTTTGATTTTAATAGTCAATATTCTAATTTTTCTAGAAAAGAACCATTACTATATGGTCAAGTGTTAGATCATCATGGCGTTCCTGTACGTCATCAATGGCGTGCAAACAAATTTGCAGATTATTTATTGAAAACAAAATTAAAAACATATTATATGAATATTAACCAAGTTTGGTCTATTAAAATACCTTTAAAGTTTGATAGATCTAATAAAAGAGCACATAAATATTTAAATTTTATTTATAAAGCTTCAAAGAAATATAATATCGATAAATCTTTAATTTTAGCAATTATAGAAGCTGAATCGAATTTTAATCCATACGCTATAAGTAGTTCTAAAGCAGTAGGATTAATGCAAATTGTGCAAAATACTGCCGGTAGAGATGTATTTAAAATGCAAGGTAAACTAGGAAGTCCTAGTAAAAAAATTTTGTTAAATCCAGAAAAAAATATAGATATTGGAACTGCTTATTTATCTTTATTACGTGATACTTACTTAAGTGCTATTATTAATCCTATATCTAAAAAGTATGCAACGATTGCATCTTATCATGGTGGCGTGACTGCTATGTTAGAAGTATTTTCTCGTAATCAAATAAAAGCTTTTCAGATTATTAATCATTTACATCCTGATGATGTATATCAATTGATATGCAAACGTCATTCATCTTTAGAATCACGTAGATATTTATTTAAAGTATATCACTTAGAGAAAGCTTATTAA
- the rpmI gene encoding 50S ribosomal protein L35: protein MLKIKTIRSVAKRFKKTNSNRLKYKKSNLRHILTKKSSQRKRNLRITSFTNIGEKKIIFRCLPYK, encoded by the coding sequence GTGTTAAAAATCAAAACTATACGTAGCGTTGCAAAACGTTTTAAAAAAACTAACTCTAATAGACTAAAATATAAAAAATCAAATTTACGTCATATTTTAACAAAAAAGTCTTCTCAACGTAAAAGAAATTTACGCATTACCTCTTTTACAAATATAGGAGAAAAAAAAATAATTTTTCGTTGTTTACCATACAAATAA
- the mutY gene encoding A/G-specific adenine glycosylase encodes MKNILTISSKILFWHQAFGRKNLPWQINKTIYKVWISEIMLQQTQVKKVKIYFSKFIKKYPNIYSLSQASLDHILHLWSGLGYYARARNIYKTSQIIQNEFNGKFPKDFYILLKFPGIGRSTAGAILSSVYDKKYPILDGNVKRLFSRYLSIVYSEKREKYFWKYLEKIMPEKNCGNFNQGIMDLGSQICTKHHPKCLICPISMNCKTYINQSFNDFSLLKKVKKYCISNIEIWNLILIKKSNQSILLQHQTSSKIWKDLFCFPYFSCRKLLFIWLNIKKIQIDSIEKMKNIRHRLCNLNLYIIPIKIIVKNHIQESFFGKEFIWYKLNNPPKIGIPAPVKKILKIIN; translated from the coding sequence ATGAAAAACATTTTAACTATTTCTTCTAAAATATTATTTTGGCATCAAGCATTCGGCAGGAAAAACTTACCTTGGCAAATAAATAAAACAATTTATAAAGTTTGGATATCAGAAATTATGTTACAACAAACTCAAGTAAAAAAAGTAAAAATTTACTTCAGTAAATTTATTAAAAAATATCCAAACATTTATTCATTATCTCAAGCTTCTTTAGATCATATTTTACATTTATGGTCTGGGCTAGGATATTATGCACGAGCACGTAATATATATAAAACAAGTCAAATTATTCAAAATGAATTTAATGGTAAATTTCCAAAAGATTTTTACATTTTACTAAAATTTCCAGGAATAGGACGTTCTACTGCAGGTGCAATATTATCGTCAGTATACGATAAAAAATATCCAATATTAGATGGAAATGTCAAAAGATTATTTAGCAGATATCTATCTATTGTATATTCTGAAAAAAGAGAAAAATACTTCTGGAAATATCTCGAAAAAATTATGCCTGAAAAAAATTGCGGTAATTTTAATCAAGGCATCATGGATCTTGGTTCACAAATTTGTACTAAACATCATCCAAAATGTTTAATATGCCCGATAAGCATGAATTGTAAAACATACATTAATCAATCTTTTAATGATTTTAGTTTATTAAAAAAAGTAAAAAAATATTGTATTTCTAACATAGAAATATGGAATTTAATATTAATTAAAAAAAGTAATCAGTCAATTTTATTACAACATCAAACATCATCCAAAATTTGGAAAGATCTATTTTGTTTTCCTTATTTTAGTTGTCGAAAATTATTATTTATTTGGTTAAATATCAAAAAAATTCAAATAGATTCTATAGAAAAAATGAAAAATATAAGACATAGACTATGTAATCTAAATTTATATATTATACCAATTAAAATAATTGTAAAAAACCATATACAAGAATCTTTTTTCGGAAAAGAATTTATTTGGTATAAATTAAATAATCCACCCAAAATTGGAATACCAGCACCAGTAAAAAAAATATTAAAAATAATAAATTAA
- the rplT gene encoding 50S ribosomal protein L20 yields the protein MTRVKRGVTAHARHKKILKKSKGYYGARSRSYRSAFQAFIKSGQYAYRDRKNKKRTLRRLWICRINACARKHGISYSLFMHKIKQLSIYLDRKMLSEIAIYDEKAFTNLYEKIKNLS from the coding sequence ATGACTCGCGTAAAACGTGGAGTAACAGCTCATGCTCGTCATAAAAAAATACTAAAAAAATCAAAAGGATATTACGGAGCACGGTCAAGATCTTACCGAAGTGCATTTCAAGCATTTATTAAATCAGGACAATACGCTTATCGTGATCGTAAAAATAAAAAACGAACACTACGTCGATTATGGATTTGTAGAATTAACGCATGTGCTAGAAAACATGGAATATCATATAGCTTATTTATGCATAAGATTAAGCAGCTATCTATCTATCTCGATAGAAAAATGCTATCCGAAATTGCTATATACGACGAAAAAGCATTTACAAACTTATACGAAAAAATTAAAAATTTATCTTAA
- a CDS encoding oxidative damage protection protein produces the protein MKKKFFCTFLNQTSEQLDFPPYPGALGIRIHNHISKEAWKIWQNYQTVLINEKKLNMININDRKLIEKKMIDFLFKKNQN, from the coding sequence ATGAAAAAAAAATTTTTTTGTACTTTTCTAAATCAAACTAGTGAACAATTAGACTTTCCGCCATATCCAGGAGCCTTAGGAATACGTATTCATAATCATATTTCTAAGGAAGCCTGGAAAATTTGGCAAAATTATCAAACAGTATTAATTAATGAAAAAAAACTTAATATGATAAACATAAATGATCGCAAATTGATAGAGAAAAAAATGATTGATTTTTTATTCAAAAAAAATCAAAATTAA